In the Paraflavitalea devenefica genome, one interval contains:
- a CDS encoding polysaccharide deacetylase family protein: MEGIFTISLDFELHWGVFDKKDRQKRAACYRNTLQLIPRMLEQFAAANVHVTWATVGSLFAKDQQEWELLKPAIEPGYSLEQYSAYRWVAQHGLSPQYHWAHFAPQTIKEILRYPGQELGSHTFSHFYCLEQQHEPMAFEADCRAAQRAAALFNTKLTSLVFPRNQFNPAYLKTCFEQGITTIRTNPVHWFWSPVSNRGAGILRKIMRTADAYIQVGGTRTSYPLSSVQVIPGEPLRLPASRFLRPWRSEYRFANKWRLRRLCQELRTAAIRKECYHLWWHPENFGDHPEENMESLRILLQQYTTCREQYGMKSWNMGEYATHLFGVSQQNCIQSHVGATSYPQ; encoded by the coding sequence ATGGAAGGCATCTTTACTATATCACTCGATTTTGAACTCCACTGGGGCGTCTTTGATAAAAAGGACCGGCAGAAAAGAGCAGCCTGTTACCGGAATACCCTGCAGTTAATACCCCGTATGCTGGAGCAGTTTGCTGCCGCCAACGTACATGTAACCTGGGCTACGGTAGGAAGTTTATTTGCAAAAGACCAGCAGGAGTGGGAATTGTTGAAGCCGGCCATTGAGCCCGGCTACAGCCTGGAGCAATATTCAGCTTACCGGTGGGTAGCGCAGCATGGACTTTCTCCGCAATACCACTGGGCGCATTTTGCCCCGCAAACCATTAAAGAAATCCTCCGTTATCCCGGACAGGAACTGGGTTCACATACCTTCAGTCATTTCTATTGCCTGGAACAACAGCACGAGCCAATGGCTTTTGAAGCTGATTGCCGGGCAGCACAAAGGGCGGCTGCCTTGTTCAATACAAAACTTACCTCCCTGGTATTCCCCAGGAATCAATTCAACCCGGCTTATCTCAAAACATGCTTCGAACAAGGCATTACTACTATACGTACCAATCCGGTTCACTGGTTCTGGAGCCCCGTGAGCAACAGGGGGGCGGGCATTCTCCGTAAAATAATGCGCACAGCAGATGCGTATATACAGGTAGGTGGTACCAGGACCTCTTACCCGTTGAGCAGTGTCCAGGTAATACCAGGTGAGCCATTACGTTTACCTGCCAGCCGCTTTCTGCGCCCCTGGCGATCTGAATACAGGTTTGCCAACAAATGGCGTTTAAGGCGGCTATGCCAGGAACTGCGTACGGCTGCCATCCGGAAAGAATGCTATCACCTTTGGTGGCACCCGGAAAACTTTGGCGATCATCCGGAAGAAAACATGGAAAGCCTTCGCATCCTGTTACAGCAATACACAACATGCAGGGAGCAATATGGTATGAAAAGCTGGAACATGGGAGAGTATGCCACCCATCTGTTTGGAGTAAGTCAGCAAAATTGTATACAAAGCCATGTTGGTGCGACCAGCTACCCCCAATGA
- a CDS encoding glycosyltransferase family 4 protein, whose amino-acid sequence MEPLATTTTTGLNNKQGARLLVGRQPAAAKKVLFVIDTLQPGGAEQSLLDIVTRFQELQPVVCHLYAGDLLKQQFIDKGVTVHSINLRKKYGFYSACKKLKTVVRTEQPDLVVACLTRSELVARIVAYACHIPVVGTLVSDLYGKAYNQFLSGKAKIGVALFRLLNKTTARFCKGFIANSAAIKKTNAIQLGIPPEKIEVIHRGRDSRQFTFRPHSILPGKPVRFLSIGRLVLVKGQRDLILAFQAFLQLHPGATLHIAGEGPERASLSALIRELQLTEQVTLLGNRNDVATLIREYDCFVFPSRSEGFSGALVEAMLSGLPVLASNIPANKEMIRHLETGYLFETGSVAGITGALAWFTGNRQMAGEMAAKAHEQALQHFELDAIARKWENYLNKVTTGKT is encoded by the coding sequence ATGGAACCATTGGCGACCACTACAACTACAGGGCTGAACAATAAGCAAGGCGCCAGACTCCTGGTCGGGAGACAGCCGGCTGCAGCAAAAAAGGTCTTGTTTGTGATTGACACCTTACAGCCAGGTGGCGCCGAACAAAGCCTGCTGGACATCGTTACCCGCTTCCAGGAGCTACAGCCGGTTGTTTGCCATCTTTACGCAGGTGATCTGTTAAAGCAACAGTTTATTGACAAGGGGGTTACTGTACACTCCATAAACCTGCGGAAGAAATATGGCTTTTACAGTGCCTGCAAAAAATTAAAAACAGTGGTCAGAACAGAACAGCCGGACCTGGTAGTAGCCTGTTTAACACGGTCCGAGCTGGTAGCGAGGATAGTAGCATACGCCTGCCATATACCGGTAGTGGGTACATTGGTAAGTGACCTGTATGGAAAGGCCTATAACCAGTTCTTATCAGGGAAAGCAAAAATAGGGGTTGCACTATTCAGGTTGCTGAACAAAACAACGGCCCGGTTCTGTAAAGGATTTATAGCTAACTCTGCGGCGATCAAAAAAACGAATGCTATTCAATTGGGGATTCCGCCAGAGAAAATTGAGGTGATCCATCGGGGCAGGGACAGCCGGCAGTTCACCTTCCGGCCGCATAGCATACTTCCGGGAAAACCGGTCCGTTTCCTTAGCATTGGAAGACTGGTATTGGTTAAGGGCCAGCGTGATCTCATTCTGGCCTTCCAGGCCTTTCTGCAGCTTCATCCCGGCGCCACGCTGCATATTGCCGGCGAAGGGCCCGAACGGGCCTCCCTGTCGGCCTTGATAAGGGAGCTGCAACTAACAGAGCAGGTGACGCTGTTGGGAAACAGGAATGATGTGGCCACGCTTATCCGGGAGTATGATTGTTTTGTGTTCCCTTCCCGGAGTGAAGGCTTCAGCGGCGCCCTGGTAGAAGCCATGCTGTCGGGGCTACCTGTACTGGCCAGCAACATACCCGCCAATAAAGAAATGATCAGGCACCTCGAAACCGGTTACCTGTTTGAGACCGGCTCAGTAGCTGGCATTACCGGCGCCCTGGCATGGTTCACCGGCAACAGGCAAATGGCAGGAGAAATGGCCGCTAAAGCACATGAACAGGCACTGCAGCATTTTGAACTGGACGCGATAGCCCGCAAATGGGAAAATTATTTGAATAAGGTAACTACCGGAAAAACATGA
- a CDS encoding glycosyltransferase — translation MTTATTPVSKKEYILQPPRVAILHIIKSLGRGGAELLLPASLSTHDKEKFDFHYLYFLPWKNQVVHEIEQEGGTVVCFPAKNNVEIIMKAGKIAAYVRAHNIQLIHCHLPWAGIVGRIVGRLTGIPVVYTEHNKWERYHKLTYWMNKLSFASQQQVIAVSGEVARSIQTHYHRERPRIQVVQNGIDTGKFTRCRHMERDIRRELNIPANATVIGIACVFRVQKRLTIWLEIASRLQKKHPGIRFIIVGDGILRNEVHQKARELDMESHVYFAGLQTEMRPWLKAMDIFMMCSEFEGLPIALLEAMSMECVPACTDAGGIPEVIRDEVNGLLVPVSDPWQLAHRLSALLFQPKRLALMKRAARQTVVQHFSMKKMVAWLETIYNRVIQNNPRR, via the coding sequence ATGACAACAGCAACAACACCCGTTTCGAAAAAGGAATATATCCTGCAACCACCTCGGGTAGCCATCCTGCATATCATAAAATCACTGGGCCGGGGAGGCGCAGAATTGCTGTTGCCTGCATCATTGAGTACGCATGACAAAGAAAAGTTTGACTTTCACTACCTGTACTTCCTGCCCTGGAAAAACCAGGTAGTTCATGAAATAGAACAGGAAGGAGGAACGGTGGTATGTTTCCCGGCAAAGAACAATGTTGAAATCATCATGAAAGCGGGGAAGATCGCTGCCTATGTAAGAGCACATAATATACAGCTCATCCATTGTCACCTGCCCTGGGCCGGTATTGTTGGCCGCATCGTAGGCCGCCTCACCGGTATACCGGTGGTATACACGGAACATAATAAATGGGAGCGATACCACAAGCTCACTTATTGGATGAACAAACTAAGCTTTGCCAGCCAGCAACAGGTGATCGCCGTTTCGGGCGAGGTAGCCAGGTCTATTCAAACACATTACCATAGAGAGAGACCCCGTATACAGGTGGTGCAGAATGGTATTGATACCGGCAAATTCACCCGCTGCCGGCACATGGAACGGGATATACGCAGGGAATTGAACATCCCGGCAAACGCCACCGTTATTGGCATTGCCTGCGTATTCCGTGTGCAAAAGCGTCTTACAATATGGCTGGAAATAGCCAGCCGGTTACAGAAAAAACACCCTGGTATCCGGTTCATCATAGTGGGAGATGGTATATTAAGAAATGAAGTGCATCAAAAGGCCCGGGAACTGGATATGGAATCACATGTATACTTTGCCGGCCTTCAAACGGAGATGCGGCCCTGGCTCAAAGCCATGGACATTTTTATGATGTGCTCTGAATTTGAAGGGCTGCCCATTGCTTTGCTGGAAGCCATGAGTATGGAGTGTGTGCCGGCCTGTACTGATGCCGGTGGTATACCCGAAGTGATACGGGATGAGGTGAATGGTTTGCTGGTGCCGGTATCCGATCCCTGGCAACTGGCGCACCGGCTGTCGGCCTTGTTATTCCAGCCGAAAAGATTAGCCCTTATGAAAAGAGCCGCCCGCCAAACAGTAGTACAGCATTTTAGCATGAAGAAAATGGTAGCCTGGTTGGAGACCATCTATAACCGGGTAATACAAAACAATCCCAGGCGGTGA
- a CDS encoding glycosyltransferase family 4 protein translates to MTILHLVQKPQMRGAEIFAAQLAAHTHRHGHKVILVAVFPGNVQLPFDGKTLNLGGKPGHRLWNIRAWRRLARIIREERPDVIQANAGDTLKYAVFSKLVFGWKQPIVFRNASTISLYIKTWPARIWNGFLFRYADKIISVSKTSAADFVVLFPGCRDKIMVVPIGIEETPVIEKKDTARHNGSGVAPVLVHVGGFTYEKNHIRLIAIFQELLTIYPHARLHLVGDGPLKKEMEEIVRQKGLSASIRFYGIQKEVMPIIAAADALLLPSIIEGLPGVILEAFYCKIPVVAYDVGGIKEILVNNDTGLLVQKGDETAFVNAIREVIENKEEAIFLVQNAYQLVISGYLNKWIARRFISIYESVVRHWKEIYHIQKVI, encoded by the coding sequence ATGACCATCCTTCACCTGGTTCAAAAGCCTCAAATGCGGGGCGCTGAGATCTTTGCAGCGCAATTGGCCGCCCATACACACCGGCATGGTCATAAAGTCATTTTAGTGGCTGTATTCCCCGGTAATGTTCAATTGCCATTTGATGGAAAAACACTCAACCTCGGCGGAAAACCAGGCCATCGCTTATGGAATATCCGGGCATGGCGCAGGCTGGCCCGCATCATCCGGGAAGAACGGCCTGATGTGATCCAGGCTAATGCCGGCGATACCCTGAAATACGCTGTATTTTCCAAACTTGTCTTTGGCTGGAAACAACCCATTGTTTTCCGGAATGCCAGCACCATCAGCCTGTATATTAAAACCTGGCCCGCCAGAATATGGAACGGCTTTCTTTTCCGGTATGCCGATAAGATCATCTCCGTCAGTAAAACATCGGCTGCTGATTTTGTGGTGCTGTTTCCCGGTTGCAGGGACAAGATCATGGTGGTTCCAATAGGCATTGAAGAAACACCGGTAATAGAAAAAAAAGATACTGCCAGGCACAATGGCAGCGGTGTGGCGCCTGTATTGGTGCATGTAGGCGGGTTTACCTATGAAAAGAATCATATACGGCTTATTGCTATTTTCCAGGAACTGTTAACCATCTATCCCCATGCCCGCCTTCACCTGGTGGGTGATGGCCCCCTGAAAAAAGAGATGGAAGAAATTGTACGGCAAAAAGGATTAAGCGCCAGCATCAGGTTTTATGGCATACAGAAAGAAGTGATGCCCATCATTGCAGCGGCTGATGCGCTGCTCCTGCCCAGCATCATTGAAGGGCTGCCCGGCGTCATCCTGGAAGCCTTTTATTGCAAAATACCTGTAGTGGCTTATGATGTGGGAGGGATAAAAGAAATACTGGTGAATAATGATACCGGTCTTCTTGTACAAAAAGGCGATGAAACCGCCTTTGTCAATGCTATCCGGGAAGTGATCGAAAATAAAGAGGAAGCAATTTTCCTGGTGCAAAATGCTTACCAGTTAGTTATATCGGGATACCTCAATAAATGGATCGCCAGGAGGTTTATCAGCATTTACGAATCAGTGGTACGGCATTGGAAAGAAATATACCATATTCAAAAAGTAATCTAG
- a CDS encoding FkbM family methyltransferase: MKGQKFNKQVVTTLRFIYRMGLIKTLLLSISIFAAAEEYKARWKGRHVHLRKGTTDFCVFRQVLAFEQYNIKALKPERVNVIVDLGANIGLSVIYFKNRYPQAQIIAVEPEKANYDLLVKNVAGLPAVHCMNNAIWHSHKNLGVFDNGGGAYSYQVKEESKEEKAVVQSVTINDIIEIYQLRKIDLLKIDIEGSEKELFSDNYAWLHKVGCIVIEVHDWFRPGCAAAFFRAISNMDYTLSFKGENITILFGDTGQHSPADKIAIEENKSNGTIGDHYNYRAEQ; encoded by the coding sequence GTGAAAGGACAAAAATTCAACAAGCAGGTGGTAACTACGCTGAGGTTCATTTACAGGATGGGTCTTATCAAGACACTACTGCTTAGTATCAGCATTTTTGCAGCGGCTGAAGAGTATAAAGCCAGATGGAAAGGGCGCCATGTGCATCTCCGAAAAGGCACCACTGACTTTTGTGTATTCCGGCAGGTGCTGGCTTTTGAGCAGTATAATATAAAAGCACTGAAGCCTGAAAGGGTGAATGTGATTGTAGATCTGGGCGCCAATATCGGCCTCTCGGTTATTTATTTCAAAAACAGGTATCCACAGGCGCAGATCATTGCCGTAGAACCGGAAAAAGCCAACTACGATTTGCTGGTGAAGAACGTTGCCGGCTTGCCAGCCGTTCATTGTATGAACAATGCCATCTGGCACTCCCATAAAAACCTGGGGGTATTTGATAATGGCGGTGGTGCGTATAGTTACCAGGTAAAAGAAGAAAGTAAGGAAGAGAAAGCAGTCGTGCAGTCCGTTACGATCAATGACATTATAGAGATATACCAGCTCCGGAAAATTGACCTGTTGAAAATTGATATTGAAGGATCTGAAAAAGAGCTTTTTTCTGATAACTACGCATGGCTGCACAAAGTGGGTTGCATCGTGATAGAAGTACATGATTGGTTCAGGCCTGGCTGTGCCGCTGCCTTTTTCCGGGCTATCAGCAATATGGATTATACCCTGTCATTTAAAGGAGAAAATATTACTATCCTGTTTGGAGATACCGGGCAGCATTCGCCGGCAGACAAAATTGCTATAGAAGAAAATAAAAGCAATGGAACCATTGGCGACCACTACAACTACAGGGCTGAACAATAA
- a CDS encoding glycosyltransferase codes for MSEKVCAVIVTYNRLETLRTALEHILAQTVPPATILIADNNSTDGTRDFLYTLQDRENIHCLYLDANIGSAGAIARAMSYGLTLSAYDYFWILDDDTFYEKHALRELIDHIKTTEFSLLGLHGARIRFGKKIPLTPGLQLQQADYALIDGALIRTAAIRAVGVVNEKFFMMCDDHEYCMRLRKHGFTIGVLQNGSDNRLYLGGQGRFTRATLWRGYYSSRNHLLILKQYFSWINLLGYIFLQAKLLIAAALWAPDRFQRIKLRLLGIWHGMRGIGGKTLDPHTLKFNRSKSNVSLSLSKAASTN; via the coding sequence ATGTCTGAAAAAGTTTGTGCTGTAATCGTCACTTATAACCGGCTTGAAACGTTAAGAACGGCGCTTGAGCACATCCTGGCGCAAACTGTTCCACCTGCCACCATCCTCATTGCGGATAATAACAGCACCGACGGCACCCGGGATTTTCTGTACACCCTGCAGGACCGGGAAAACATACACTGCCTGTATCTCGATGCCAATATCGGGTCGGCCGGGGCTATTGCCAGGGCTATGAGCTATGGGCTTACGCTTAGCGCCTACGATTATTTCTGGATACTGGATGATGATACCTTTTATGAAAAGCATGCACTCAGGGAATTAATAGATCATATCAAAACCACTGAATTTTCCCTGCTTGGCCTGCACGGTGCACGCATCCGGTTTGGAAAGAAGATACCGCTGACCCCTGGTCTTCAGTTGCAGCAAGCTGATTATGCATTGATAGACGGCGCCCTGATAAGAACAGCGGCTATCCGGGCGGTAGGTGTAGTCAATGAAAAGTTCTTTATGATGTGTGATGATCATGAATATTGCATGAGGTTGAGGAAGCACGGCTTTACCATTGGCGTATTACAGAACGGGTCGGATAACAGACTTTACCTGGGCGGGCAAGGCAGGTTTACGCGCGCCACCTTGTGGAGAGGATATTATTCTTCCAGGAATCACCTGCTCATTCTAAAGCAATACTTCTCATGGATCAACCTACTGGGCTATATTTTCCTGCAGGCAAAGCTCCTGATCGCGGCTGCGCTGTGGGCGCCCGACAGGTTTCAGCGGATAAAACTGAGGCTGTTGGGTATATGGCACGGCATGAGGGGCATAGGAGGGAAAACGCTTGATCCGCATACATTGAAATTCAATAGGTCAAAATCCAATGTCAGCCTGAGCCTGTCGAAGGCGGCTTCGACAAATTAA